The following proteins come from a genomic window of Brevibacillus antibioticus:
- a CDS encoding S-layer homology domain-containing protein, translating to MKRLMAALLSLVLILTAQSNLVQANGNDTRVGYEQHYTRVGEDYHILDDNVLLSKKDGTVWTWYIYGHPLSSSDPFYQAKKVQIPGLQNVKEMTVKSKSARGNFIVNYVALKKDGTVWYWDAAPGTNLETSTASAPKQIKDLKNVTSLVAHYNNLYKVLFVLKSDGSVWSLGSEIGTMKGVSPVQVRTKLLNDVVSIKMANGIVFAVKKDGTVWRWKANSYLSNNRSKNTIPEQMNGFADIVKIEPGISTSYAYMKDGTVLSWSTADTNKYPLYLHAAKDARTMVQLDSIRDRNIDEAYALREDDQLWSVDNNKVFPELTGITSIHHSDFSPPKRYYYVGKKDQTLWAWADSIALPKLVVFTDERVARNRPEKADKPTAERPRRADKPTGNQPGTTAQPVIRTTPEMRIYPYITMLQPGDKQFIAVNNLLPGTKMTYTIDDPSIGTLSNVNGTQVVKAKKPGQTIVRATASRAGSPDVTASFLLYVVDSNRLSESYFTAVQSVPVADRQHPFIVEGLTQAGELVITAASSEEPELVDGQLVITSDLIDRVADNARKAKTAVKQTLSENNIALARELVVNGDILSLPEQKGFTVKLYKDSFTNRKDVDYLTVHAGDAKLTFNLATVNRLFQSLPVIVIRLVENNNGGYHVQFLDEQGQELSNVSSNIRLILPVNQADATNNSVFYSNGKSTQPIGGKFNPYNNGMEAEINRSGTYFVDDNTKTFPDVDNRDPELQQAVQFLGSKGIITGNENGNFEPDSPLTRAEFTAMLVRAFYALDETATESFSDVNPPQWHVPFIASSEKKDIVKGYPDGTFRPDHTISREEMAAIGARSLHEKNNYYYPSNPGDYLSQFIDQHTIADWARPTMALAVKQRLIDVPADKQIRAGEAVTRGEAARMLYRLYLQL from the coding sequence ATGAAACGATTGATGGCAGCATTGTTAAGCCTTGTGTTAATCCTGACGGCCCAATCCAATCTGGTTCAAGCCAATGGGAATGACACAAGAGTCGGTTACGAACAGCATTATACACGTGTCGGAGAGGATTACCACATCCTTGACGATAATGTGCTACTGTCGAAAAAAGATGGAACCGTATGGACTTGGTACATCTATGGACATCCTCTTAGCTCTTCAGATCCATTCTATCAAGCCAAAAAGGTGCAAATTCCAGGCTTGCAGAATGTGAAGGAGATGACAGTCAAAAGCAAGTCGGCTCGGGGTAACTTTATTGTTAACTACGTGGCCCTAAAAAAAGACGGAACGGTGTGGTATTGGGACGCCGCCCCCGGCACCAATCTTGAAACGAGTACGGCTAGTGCCCCGAAGCAAATCAAAGATTTGAAAAATGTAACGTCACTAGTGGCGCATTATAACAATCTCTACAAAGTCTTGTTCGTATTAAAATCAGACGGTTCCGTTTGGAGTTTGGGAAGTGAGATAGGTACCATGAAGGGTGTCTCACCCGTTCAAGTCCGAACAAAGCTGCTAAATGATGTCGTATCCATTAAAATGGCGAACGGCATCGTATTCGCTGTGAAAAAGGACGGTACGGTTTGGAGATGGAAGGCAAATTCGTATCTGTCGAATAACCGCTCGAAAAACACAATTCCAGAGCAGATGAATGGATTTGCTGATATCGTCAAGATAGAGCCGGGTATTTCTACCAGCTATGCCTATATGAAAGATGGCACAGTCTTGTCTTGGTCCACCGCTGACACGAATAAGTATCCCTTGTATTTGCATGCAGCAAAAGACGCGCGAACGATGGTCCAATTGGATTCCATTCGAGATCGGAATATCGACGAAGCTTATGCCCTCCGAGAGGACGACCAGCTTTGGTCAGTGGATAACAATAAAGTTTTCCCAGAGCTTACAGGCATCACTTCTATACACCATAGCGACTTTTCCCCACCCAAAAGGTATTACTATGTAGGAAAAAAGGATCAGACGTTGTGGGCTTGGGCAGATTCGATTGCCTTGCCGAAGCTAGTTGTTTTCACGGATGAAAGGGTAGCTCGTAATCGCCCAGAGAAAGCAGACAAACCAACAGCCGAACGCCCTAGGCGAGCAGACAAACCAACGGGCAATCAACCTGGAACAACAGCCCAGCCTGTGATACGAACTACGCCGGAAATGAGAATCTATCCGTATATCACGATGCTGCAACCTGGTGACAAACAGTTCATTGCGGTAAATAATTTGCTTCCCGGGACAAAAATGACGTACACCATTGACGATCCGAGCATAGGAACCTTATCGAATGTGAATGGCACACAGGTCGTAAAAGCGAAGAAACCCGGGCAGACCATTGTGCGGGCAACTGCAAGCAGAGCTGGTTCTCCGGACGTGACTGCTTCCTTTTTGTTGTACGTCGTCGACAGTAATAGGCTGTCCGAGTCGTATTTCACTGCTGTCCAATCAGTTCCTGTCGCTGACAGACAGCATCCGTTTATTGTGGAGGGACTGACCCAAGCTGGAGAGCTTGTTATCACAGCCGCAAGCAGCGAAGAGCCGGAGCTTGTTGACGGCCAACTCGTCATTACTTCTGACTTGATTGACCGCGTAGCTGACAATGCGCGTAAGGCTAAGACTGCGGTGAAGCAGACACTTTCGGAAAACAACATCGCTCTTGCTAGAGAGTTAGTCGTGAATGGAGATATTTTGTCGTTACCTGAACAAAAAGGTTTTACAGTCAAACTGTATAAGGATAGCTTCACGAATCGTAAGGATGTCGACTATCTTACCGTTCATGCAGGGGATGCGAAACTGACGTTTAACCTTGCGACCGTAAATCGCCTGTTCCAGTCGCTCCCGGTTATCGTTATTCGCCTGGTCGAAAACAATAACGGCGGATATCACGTACAATTTTTAGATGAACAAGGGCAGGAGCTTTCGAACGTATCAAGCAACATCCGACTCATTCTGCCTGTAAATCAGGCAGACGCGACAAATAATAGCGTGTTCTATTCGAACGGGAAAAGCACGCAGCCTATCGGTGGAAAATTCAATCCGTACAATAACGGCATGGAAGCCGAAATAAACCGTTCTGGAACGTATTTCGTGGACGATAATACCAAAACGTTCCCCGATGTTGACAATCGGGACCCTGAGTTACAGCAAGCCGTACAGTTTTTGGGGTCGAAAGGAATCATAACCGGAAATGAAAATGGCAACTTTGAGCCTGATTCACCACTTACCCGTGCAGAGTTCACGGCGATGCTGGTAAGAGCTTTTTACGCTTTGGACGAAACAGCGACGGAGAGCTTTTCAGACGTGAACCCGCCGCAATGGCATGTTCCATTTATCGCGTCATCCGAAAAGAAGGATATCGTCAAAGGTTATCCGGATGGCACGTTTAGGCCGGACCATACCATATCCCGTGAAGAAATGGCTGCAATCGGCGCCAGATCATTACATGAAAAGAACAATTATTATTATCCTTCGAATCCGGGGGACTACTTGAGTCAATTCATAGACCAACATACGATTGCTGATTGGGCGAGACCAACGATGGCTTTGGCTGTGAAGCAGCGCTTAATCGATGTTCCTGCTGATAAACAGATTAGAGCTGGGGAGGCTGTCACTCGCGGGGAAGCTGCCCGAATGCTGTATCGATTATACTTGCAGCTTTGA
- a CDS encoding helix-turn-helix transcriptional regulator, with translation MLDIVRQWGWYDWVMLFLRLLICLSITVTTVQFGDSLTLPLWIVILWEIMVFSVPWICLLLNYRYYLIAEMFMFGGLSIYLTSMFPAAFHTFLMPAFLIAANSAEKSYRWSAPITIVFIPLLIMFFSREIDVLEIFPQVLLAYVMGFAFHLLIVNHRQNEMIRKQNSVLKQYLTQIERVTLLEERDRLSKDLHDTMGHSYVSIIMGLETLRPDVVSQEGTQKLDSLLKLARNGMKEVRGYLHQMGSPQETLPLVHSLRQLAEEFQTHAKVNVRFRAIGEEYPVGKQVKMTLFRCLQESLTNAVRHGQATDIVVSLHFEQQQTRLEVQDNGHGVENWKDGFGITTMKERAAQLQGRVSVYSERGEGTLITCLVPRLIESTDEIIRLFIVDDHSFIRDSLRTILEGQRDLRVVGTAEDGAQAVELCEELELDLVLMDLEMPNMDGITATKRIKEKWPGIRVLVLSTFQDTEKAKEIMRSGADGYLLKSIESRELAETIRLVHRGGTMIAQDLFHKMLDEQPVNQQEDLLVAPKISEKDENVYGLTKREQEILQMLSQGMRYKTIASKLYLSDGTVRNYASALYDKLGVRNRDDAVQKGQKEGLL, from the coding sequence TTGTTAGATATCGTAAGACAATGGGGCTGGTATGACTGGGTGATGCTTTTTTTACGTCTGCTCATTTGCCTTTCAATCACCGTTACGACTGTACAATTTGGAGATTCTCTTACTCTGCCCTTATGGATTGTCATTTTGTGGGAAATCATGGTTTTTTCCGTTCCATGGATTTGTTTGCTCCTGAACTATCGTTACTATCTGATTGCAGAAATGTTCATGTTTGGTGGATTATCGATTTATCTCACGTCTATGTTTCCAGCGGCGTTCCATACTTTTTTGATGCCAGCTTTTTTGATTGCCGCCAATAGTGCGGAGAAATCGTATCGCTGGTCGGCTCCCATTACGATTGTTTTCATCCCACTGTTGATTATGTTTTTTTCTCGGGAAATAGATGTGCTCGAGATTTTTCCGCAAGTTTTGCTTGCTTATGTGATGGGGTTTGCCTTTCATTTGCTCATCGTCAATCATCGGCAAAATGAAATGATTCGCAAGCAAAACAGTGTGCTGAAGCAGTACCTCACCCAAATCGAGAGAGTGACGCTGCTGGAGGAGCGGGACCGGCTTTCCAAGGATCTGCATGATACGATGGGGCATTCCTATGTCTCGATCATCATGGGGCTGGAAACCTTGCGTCCAGATGTGGTGTCGCAGGAAGGGACGCAAAAGCTCGACTCTCTCTTGAAGCTTGCGCGAAACGGCATGAAGGAAGTGAGAGGGTACTTGCATCAGATGGGGTCACCGCAAGAGACGCTTCCCTTGGTTCATTCGCTGAGGCAGCTTGCGGAGGAGTTTCAGACACATGCAAAGGTGAATGTGCGGTTTCGTGCGATCGGAGAAGAGTATCCTGTTGGTAAGCAAGTGAAAATGACCTTGTTTCGCTGCTTGCAGGAATCTTTGACCAATGCGGTCCGCCATGGGCAGGCTACGGACATCGTCGTTTCCTTGCATTTTGAGCAGCAACAGACGAGGCTGGAAGTACAGGATAACGGTCACGGGGTGGAGAATTGGAAGGATGGCTTCGGGATCACGACCATGAAAGAGAGGGCCGCTCAATTGCAAGGAAGAGTATCCGTATACTCAGAGCGGGGAGAAGGAACGCTCATTACTTGTTTGGTGCCGAGGCTGATAGAGAGCACCGATGAAATCATTCGTTTGTTTATCGTCGATGATCACTCGTTTATTCGGGATAGCTTACGCACCATACTCGAGGGACAGCGGGACCTGCGGGTAGTCGGGACGGCCGAGGATGGGGCGCAGGCTGTGGAGCTGTGCGAGGAGCTAGAACTAGACCTAGTGCTGATGGACTTGGAAATGCCGAATATGGACGGGATCACTGCGACTAAACGAATCAAGGAAAAATGGCCCGGTATACGTGTCCTTGTCCTATCTACGTTTCAGGATACGGAAAAAGCCAAGGAAATCATGCGCAGTGGTGCAGACGGCTATCTCTTGAAATCGATTGAATCACGCGAGCTTGCGGAAACGATTCGCCTCGTTCATCGCGGCGGTACGATGATTGCACAGGACCTGTTTCATAAAATGCTGGATGAACAGCCAGTAAACCAACAGGAAGATTTGCTTGTTGCACCGAAAATAAGCGAAAAAGACGAGAATGTTTATGGTTTAACGAAGCGCGAGCAGGAGATTTTGCAGATGCTTTCCCAAGGCATGCGTTATAAAACGATCGCTTCCAAGCTGTATTTGTCTGACGGGACCGTGCGTAACTATGCGTCTGCTCTGTATGACAAGCTCGGAGTGCGGAATCGGGATGACGCGGTACAAAAAGGGCAAAAGGAAGGACTTCTGTAA
- a CDS encoding sensor domain-containing protein: protein MKRAIMRNVQNVIFLLFTFVSGVFYLCFYMVSIVLGLALSFTVVGIPLLTNVLRTTQTFVQYERVQTKIYTDISIEPLATRQRAEGNQWKQAKAELMDMRNWISVYWLMKKFVIGCICLVVGVLIYIVPVCFVFIPLLYPFVELHFFGSVVDSEMKALQIMSVGFILMIGCSMIGNGLVQLIGGYTRLMFKAIRG, encoded by the coding sequence ATGAAAAGAGCGATCATGCGTAACGTTCAAAATGTTATCTTTTTGCTGTTTACATTTGTCTCGGGGGTATTTTATTTGTGTTTTTACATGGTCAGTATCGTGCTCGGCTTGGCCTTGTCATTTACAGTAGTGGGAATTCCATTGCTCACCAATGTGTTGCGTACAACCCAAACCTTTGTCCAGTATGAACGTGTTCAGACGAAGATTTATACCGATATTTCGATAGAACCTTTGGCAACGAGACAAAGAGCAGAGGGAAATCAATGGAAGCAGGCAAAGGCGGAATTAATGGATATGAGAAACTGGATATCCGTTTATTGGCTGATGAAGAAATTTGTCATAGGCTGTATTTGCCTGGTGGTCGGAGTGCTCATCTACATTGTACCCGTATGTTTTGTGTTCATACCGTTGCTCTATCCTTTTGTGGAGCTACATTTTTTCGGGAGCGTAGTGGATTCAGAGATGAAGGCATTGCAAATCATGAGTGTGGGATTCATACTCATGATCGGGTGCTCCATGATTGGGAACGGACTGGTACAATTAATTGGAGGATACACGCGCTTGATGTTCAAAGCAATTAGGGGATGA
- a CDS encoding Imm3 family immunity protein, with protein MKRNYKALFGAFYESYFDFKSEKMSDAEALVCSKELFWGN; from the coding sequence ATGAAACGAAATTATAAAGCTCTATTTGGCGCGTTTTATGAAAGTTATTTTGACTTTAAAAGCGAGAAGATGAGTGATGCTGAAGCACTTGTCTGCAGTAAGGAACTATTTTGGGGTAATTAA
- a CDS encoding SUKH-4 family immunity protein: protein MNTEIKNHGIEGKKLKQALKQLFGLISEEATMEYNIENIKKYYDDFRLYNYDNLIKQGFIESDALFMSQIGVPYNFLGFTFFGLEEFKTCVFSDEKYIQVGIFRPHDYTSNEIYVHLGSGKVVKESENGVGFLNRDLKTFFLFHLIFFQEAKKYNLKEVEECNTYGEEVRIKFEKIDPEAMKNSEGYWSTKVEEYEEMW from the coding sequence TTGAATACGGAGATTAAAAATCACGGAATAGAAGGAAAAAAACTTAAGCAGGCACTAAAACAACTATTTGGATTAATTAGTGAGGAAGCGACTATGGAATATAACATAGAGAATATTAAGAAATATTACGATGATTTCCGGTTATACAACTATGACAATCTTATTAAGCAAGGTTTTATAGAGAGTGATGCCCTTTTTATGAGTCAGATAGGTGTTCCGTACAATTTTCTAGGTTTCACTTTTTTTGGCCTAGAAGAATTTAAAACTTGTGTATTTTCCGATGAAAAATACATTCAAGTAGGTATTTTTAGACCACATGATTATACGAGCAACGAAATTTATGTGCATTTAGGTAGTGGAAAGGTAGTAAAAGAATCAGAAAATGGTGTAGGTTTTCTGAATCGTGATTTAAAAACCTTTTTCTTGTTCCATCTGATTTTTTTTCAAGAAGCTAAAAAGTATAATTTGAAAGAAGTAGAAGAATGTAATACGTATGGAGAAGAGGTAAGGATTAAGTTTGAAAAAATTGATCCCGAAGCAATGAAAAATAGCGAAGGGTATTGGTCTACTAAAGTTGAAGAATATGAAGAGATGTGGTGA
- a CDS encoding pentapeptide repeat-containing protein, with amino-acid sequence MDNSMFLKHHKWAESDGTIGEKLEIVKKVIKQLNLARMNLSCSEIVESNMNDSFLTNNDMSDCYFLRTSFEEANFSECILSKTVFDYASLKHTNIRNCVGIKSSFEDADLSFANFSESDFRRASFRRANLSYAKFSNVDLTNALLDGALLYGTSFEEINGIDEVSAKHIFVGTEEKPIRLDADDIKKWLMEQQRAHLLS; translated from the coding sequence ATGGATAATAGTATGTTTTTAAAACATCATAAATGGGCAGAATCAGATGGTACTATTGGAGAGAAATTAGAAATTGTGAAGAAAGTAATAAAACAACTAAATCTTGCAAGGATGAATCTAAGTTGTTCAGAGATTGTAGAGTCAAATATGAATGATTCGTTTCTGACGAATAATGATATGAGTGATTGCTATTTTTTACGTACATCATTCGAAGAAGCGAATTTCTCGGAATGTATACTAAGTAAAACAGTATTTGATTACGCGTCCCTAAAACATACAAATATAAGAAATTGTGTGGGTATAAAATCGTCTTTTGAAGATGCAGATCTTAGCTTTGCTAACTTTTCTGAATCTGACTTTAGGAGAGCATCATTTCGAAGAGCAAATCTAAGCTACGCAAAGTTTTCTAATGTTGATTTAACAAACGCTCTACTCGATGGGGCACTCCTCTATGGAACTAGTTTTGAAGAAATAAACGGGATTGATGAAGTGTCTGCTAAACATATTTTTGTTGGAACTGAAGAAAAACCAATAAGGTTGGACGCTGATGATATCAAAAAGTGGTTAATGGAGCAACAGAGGGCCCATTTACTTTCCTAA
- a CDS encoding Imm3 family immunity protein, giving the protein MYWEYEELFEAINELYQDALQMNMSSTKALSRALSEFETTMNLGVFEKSIIIIAYGEILLTHSEVFHKSKEFLLKEMYDLNMQQLEGKLTLEQFNDLNARKNLILEKIEQKPITYILD; this is encoded by the coding sequence TTGTATTGGGAGTACGAGGAATTGTTTGAAGCAATAAATGAATTATACCAAGACGCTTTACAAATGAATATGAGTAGTACTAAAGCGTTATCTAGGGCGCTTAGTGAATTTGAAACCACGATGAATCTGGGAGTCTTTGAAAAATCTATAATAATTATTGCATATGGAGAGATATTATTAACACACTCGGAGGTATTTCATAAATCCAAAGAGTTTCTGTTAAAAGAAATGTATGATTTGAATATGCAGCAATTAGAGGGAAAATTGACTTTAGAACAATTTAATGATCTTAATGCTCGAAAAAACTTGATATTAGAAAAAATTGAACAAAAGCCAATTACGTATATATTAGATTAA
- a CDS encoding SUKH-3 domain-containing protein yields the protein MSNETMKILRNSGWYEGRNIDTKEIEENLEKLGFIIYPEVKKFLAEFGNLVIEDTINDETHNTGVKFRSQGAFKAEEKYAQENLVPVGFIDSDNLVLFVSESGKVYCSTGKLGDNAKEAWESLIGGSGGKPWGRF from the coding sequence ATGAGTAATGAAACTATGAAAATTTTAAGGAATTCTGGTTGGTATGAGGGAAGAAATATAGACACTAAAGAAATTGAAGAGAATTTAGAAAAATTAGGTTTTATCATTTATCCAGAAGTGAAAAAATTTTTAGCAGAGTTTGGTAATCTAGTAATAGAAGATACTATAAACGATGAGACCCACAATACAGGTGTGAAGTTCAGAAGCCAGGGAGCTTTCAAAGCAGAAGAGAAATATGCTCAAGAAAATTTAGTGCCCGTGGGTTTTATTGATAGTGACAATCTTGTACTATTTGTATCAGAAAGTGGAAAAGTGTACTGCAGTACAGGGAAATTAGGTGATAATGCAAAAGAAGCATGGGAAAGTTTAATTGGGGGTAGCGGTGGTAAGCCGTGGGGGCGTTTCTAG
- a CDS encoding deaminase domain-containing protein, with the protein MLPTIKGEIDLFSHFDVCQSCTNLIFGFRRKFPNIKLNVYTNSMR; encoded by the coding sequence TTGCTTCCTACTATAAAGGGTGAAATTGATTTGTTTTCACATTTTGACGTGTGCCAAAGTTGTACAAATTTGATATTTGGGTTTAGACGTAAATTCCCTAATATAAAATTGAACGTTTATACTAATAGCATGAGATAA